In Candidatus Hydrogenedentota bacterium, the following are encoded in one genomic region:
- a CDS encoding type II secretion system F family protein — protein MPQFRYEVKKGPDEKLSGVLEAESQRAAVARLREQGYFPLVVEPAEPNGEGRGGLARKVLRRIRLQDRNTFFRQLANLTESGMMLTRALRMIEKQSENPGLARVAGEIRESVQQGGALADALAAHHRLFPPLYVNLVRAGETGGMLDEVLWRIVAFGEREEELRGKAVSALVYPVFLAIMSAISVFILVSFVFPKFTGIFEEFNAPLPWPTIVVMAICDFMGTWWPAVLAGLIAGAWGLLHWLRTESGQRRRDTLLLRLPVVRRLVITYEMARFARTFGALLDNGVPILTTLEIAGDTLGNRIVRDEVRRVHTGVKAGGSISESLEACPHFPPLVVNMFAVGEESGRLGAVANRVAAACDIEVERAVKAVTALFEPLLIVVMGVIIGFLVIAMLLPMLTLSSAIGV, from the coding sequence ATGCCCCAGTTTCGCTATGAGGTCAAGAAAGGGCCCGACGAAAAGCTGAGCGGCGTGCTGGAGGCCGAATCGCAGCGGGCCGCCGTGGCGCGCCTGCGCGAACAGGGCTACTTTCCCCTGGTGGTGGAACCCGCCGAACCAAACGGAGAGGGGCGCGGCGGGCTGGCCCGGAAGGTCTTGCGCCGAATCCGCCTGCAAGACCGCAACACCTTCTTCCGGCAACTCGCCAATCTCACCGAATCCGGCATGATGCTCACCCGCGCATTGCGCATGATCGAGAAGCAATCCGAAAACCCCGGCCTCGCGCGTGTGGCCGGCGAAATCCGCGAGTCTGTCCAGCAGGGCGGCGCCCTGGCCGACGCGCTCGCCGCCCATCATCGCCTTTTCCCGCCGCTCTACGTCAATCTCGTCCGCGCCGGCGAAACCGGCGGCATGCTCGACGAGGTGCTGTGGCGCATCGTCGCATTTGGCGAGCGCGAGGAAGAGCTGCGCGGCAAGGCCGTTTCCGCGCTCGTCTACCCCGTGTTTCTCGCCATCATGAGCGCCATATCCGTCTTCATTCTCGTCTCGTTCGTGTTTCCCAAGTTCACCGGCATTTTCGAAGAGTTCAACGCGCCGCTCCCCTGGCCGACCATCGTCGTCATGGCGATCTGCGACTTCATGGGAACCTGGTGGCCCGCCGTGCTCGCGGGCCTGATCGCCGGCGCCTGGGGGCTTCTGCACTGGCTGCGCACCGAATCCGGACAGCGCCGGCGCGACACCCTGCTCCTGCGCCTGCCCGTCGTCCGCCGTCTCGTCATCACCTACGAGATGGCCCGCTTCGCCCGCACCTTCGGCGCCCTCCTCGACAACGGCGTCCCCATCCTCACGACCCTCGAAATCGCCGGGGACACGCTCGGAAACCGGATTGTACGGGACGAAGTCCGACGCGTGCACACCGGCGTCAAGGCCGGCGGCTCCATCAGCGAGTCCCTGGAGGCCTGCCCGCATTTCCCGCCGCTCGTGGTGAACATGTTCGCCGTCGGCGAGGAAAGCGGACGCCTCGGCGCCGTCGCCAACCGCGTCGCCGCCGCCTGCGACATCGAAGTCGAGCGCGCCGTAAAAGCGGTCACCGCCCTTTTCGAGCCCCTCCTCATCGTCGTCATGGGCGTCATCATCGGATTCCTGGTAATCGCGATGCTCCTGCCCATGCTTACGCTCAGCTCGGCGATCGGCGTGTGA
- a CDS encoding AAA family ATPase, translating to MYVSRISLRNWRNFAKADADLRETVYILGPNASGKSNFLDIFRFMRDIVNPNGGGLQQALASRGGLGKVRSLAATKHPHVELEFELRESLDDTAAHPDWKYHLSIQSEGTGKQRPCVLKEEAYRRGERLFTRPDREDKSDRERLTQTHLEQINMNKEFREIASFFEDVLYLHLVPQLLKFGEHVFLPNLSSDPFGQGFLEQIAGTPKKTRDARLKHIQGILASAIPNFEQLKFIQDEQTGKPHLEMLYKHWRPKAGWQREDQFSDGTLRLIAMLWTLLSSNSMILLEEPELSLHTRVVEQIPKLIFKTRQSRKKSGGQILISTHSESMLAVSSIDGSFLILQPGAGGEATSIVAPSESDLQAMRDGMSPADILLPQTASTISAL from the coding sequence ATGTATGTATCGCGCATAAGCCTGCGAAACTGGCGCAATTTCGCAAAGGCGGACGCCGACCTTCGGGAAACCGTTTATATCCTTGGCCCCAATGCTTCCGGAAAATCCAATTTTCTTGACATCTTCCGATTCATGCGAGACATCGTAAACCCGAATGGCGGAGGTCTCCAGCAGGCATTGGCTTCTCGCGGGGGACTCGGCAAAGTACGGAGCCTTGCGGCCACAAAGCACCCACACGTAGAACTCGAGTTCGAATTGCGCGAGTCACTCGACGATACAGCGGCGCATCCCGACTGGAAATACCACTTGAGCATTCAATCCGAAGGGACCGGAAAGCAGCGTCCTTGCGTCTTGAAGGAAGAGGCGTACCGGCGAGGCGAACGCTTGTTCACGAGACCGGACCGTGAAGACAAATCGGATCGCGAGCGGCTTACCCAGACGCATCTTGAACAGATAAATATGAATAAGGAATTCCGCGAGATCGCGAGTTTTTTTGAAGACGTGTTGTACCTGCATCTTGTACCGCAGCTCTTGAAGTTCGGCGAGCACGTTTTCCTTCCGAACTTAAGTTCCGATCCATTTGGACAAGGCTTCCTGGAGCAGATTGCGGGAACCCCCAAAAAGACCAGAGACGCCCGCCTGAAGCATATTCAAGGCATACTGGCAAGCGCCATCCCGAACTTTGAGCAATTGAAGTTTATCCAAGACGAACAGACGGGCAAACCTCACCTCGAAATGCTCTACAAACACTGGCGCCCCAAAGCGGGGTGGCAGCGAGAAGACCAGTTTTCGGATGGAACGCTTCGCCTTATCGCCATGCTCTGGACGCTTCTCAGCTCCAACAGCATGATCCTGTTGGAAGAGCCTGAGCTCTCGCTTCACACCAGAGTGGTCGAACAGATACCCAAACTGATCTTCAAGACCCGCCAATCCAGAAAGAAATCCGGCGGGCAAATACTGATTAGTACGCACAGCGAATCCATGTTGGCAGTCTCCTCAATTGATGGATCTTTTCTAATTTTGCAGCCGGGCGCCGGCGGCGAAGCCACATCGATTGTCGCACCGAGCGAGAGCGACCTTCAGGCGATGAGAGACGGAATGAGCCCCGCGGATATTCTTCTTCCCCAAACTGCATCGACCATTTCGGCGCTTTGA
- a CDS encoding rRNA pseudouridine synthase, producing the protein MSSPFPDNEPVRISKLLAARGICSRREADAFIARGLVRIDGERVAQLGEKVLPSQTITLDAGARGELAEQVTILLHKPLGYVSGQAEDGYTPAAALITPAARDRNDRSGITYHPKHRQNLAPAGRLDIDSTGLLVLTQDGAVARAIIGADSDVDKEYLVRVRGPVTDDAVDLLCHGLELDGRVLRKARVTRERDGQLRFILREGRKRQIRRMCELVGLKVETLKRIRIGRVRLGNLPYGKWRYLGPEERF; encoded by the coding sequence ATGTCCTCCCCTTTTCCCGATAATGAGCCCGTCCGCATCAGCAAGTTGCTCGCCGCGCGCGGGATCTGTTCGCGCCGCGAGGCCGACGCCTTCATCGCGCGCGGGCTGGTGCGTATTGATGGGGAACGCGTCGCCCAGCTCGGCGAAAAGGTGCTGCCTTCGCAGACGATTACGCTGGACGCGGGCGCGCGCGGGGAGCTGGCGGAACAGGTCACGATCCTGCTGCACAAGCCGCTGGGCTACGTATCGGGCCAGGCGGAGGACGGCTACACGCCAGCGGCGGCCCTGATTACCCCGGCCGCCCGGGACCGGAATGATCGCAGCGGCATCACCTACCACCCGAAACACCGCCAGAACCTCGCCCCCGCCGGACGGCTCGACATCGATTCAACGGGACTCCTCGTGCTCACACAGGACGGGGCGGTCGCGCGCGCTATCATCGGCGCGGACAGCGATGTCGACAAAGAGTATCTGGTGCGGGTGCGGGGCCCGGTCACCGACGACGCCGTGGATCTGCTTTGCCACGGCCTCGAACTGGACGGGCGCGTGCTGCGCAAGGCGCGGGTGACGCGGGAGCGGGATGGGCAACTCCGCTTCATACTCCGGGAGGGCCGCAAGCGTCAGATCCGGCGCATGTGCGAACTGGTGGGTCTGAAGGTGGAAACGCTCAAGCGCATCCGCATCGGGCGCGTGCGCCTGGGCAACCTGCCGTACGGGAAGTGGCGCTACCTCGGGCCGGAGGAGCGGTTTTGA
- a CDS encoding phytanoyl-CoA dioxygenase family protein yields MAEQREFDPLRAADQFPAPGYFVRPEIAAETGLIEAVQARLIHSGFVRERVPLAALHRHVPAEAAQLNEHYTNAVSRAFYAPCDGVTGAYHALLARIARDVFPRDFLFQAQPIVRFHFPVPFPEGLRGADGQPRQIHSDLLGGHPAEMIQGWVALTDCEGSAALQCAPRGESIALLREYKDALGAGDPPFCDSLRHFYRYADRVPEFGRAVEGVCRPVSMRAGDALFFDPRCLHGGAENTTGRTRVSLDFRLLPVEAEGATLAAAATPAARRFCRGEVFHAASARTMFGA; encoded by the coding sequence ATGGCTGAGCAGCGTGAATTCGATCCCTTGCGGGCGGCGGATCAATTTCCCGCCCCGGGCTATTTCGTGCGGCCGGAGATCGCGGCAGAGACGGGGCTGATCGAGGCGGTGCAGGCGCGCCTGATCCATTCAGGATTCGTTCGGGAGCGCGTACCCCTGGCCGCGTTGCACCGGCATGTTCCGGCGGAAGCGGCGCAGTTGAACGAACACTACACCAACGCCGTGAGCCGGGCCTTCTACGCGCCGTGCGACGGCGTCACGGGGGCGTACCACGCGCTGCTGGCGCGAATCGCGCGCGATGTGTTTCCGCGGGACTTTCTCTTTCAGGCCCAGCCGATTGTGCGCTTTCACTTTCCGGTTCCCTTTCCCGAAGGGCTCCGGGGCGCGGATGGGCAGCCGCGCCAGATCCACAGCGATTTGCTCGGTGGGCACCCCGCGGAGATGATCCAGGGCTGGGTCGCGCTGACGGATTGCGAGGGATCGGCGGCATTGCAATGTGCGCCGCGCGGCGAGAGCATCGCGCTGCTGCGCGAGTACAAGGACGCGCTGGGGGCGGGCGATCCCCCGTTTTGCGATTCGCTGCGCCATTTCTACCGGTATGCGGATCGGGTCCCGGAATTCGGGCGGGCCGTGGAGGGCGTGTGCCGGCCCGTGTCCATGCGGGCGGGCGATGCGCTTTTCTTCGACCCGCGCTGCCTGCACGGGGGCGCCGAGAACACCACCGGGCGCACGCGGGTCAGTCTGGACTTCCGGCTGTTGCCCGTGGAGGCGGAAGGGGCGACGCTGGCGGCCGCGGCGACACCCGCAGCGCGGCGCTTTTGCCGGGGGGAGGTTTTTCATGCGGCAAGCGCCCGGACAATGTTTGGCGCGTGA
- a CDS encoding cation transporter, with protein sequence MTEPPHVSPDRRALRYASFSLWLNLALAVIKGVAGIVGNSHALIADAVESTLDVFGGLVLWGGIRIAAIPPDEDHPYGHGKAESLAAVVIAGALLVAAAGIAISSVRSMLIPHAPPSPYTLLVLVAVVAIKEGVYRYLSRASHDLHSSALKADAWHHRSDAITSVAAFLGIGVALVGGERWHTADEWAALLACGVIAWNGARLLRPAINEIMDAAPDPAIEVRVREIALAQAQVMSLDTCLVRKMGLCFFVDIHVGVEDTLTVKEAHLIGHHVKDAICAGLPAVHDVLVHIEPTSRHQIAPAPPIDG encoded by the coding sequence ATGACGGAGCCCCCCCACGTTTCACCGGACCGGCGCGCGCTGCGCTATGCGTCGTTCAGTCTCTGGCTGAACCTGGCGCTCGCCGTCATCAAGGGCGTCGCGGGTATTGTAGGCAATTCCCATGCGCTGATCGCCGACGCGGTGGAGTCGACGCTGGATGTTTTTGGCGGGCTGGTGCTCTGGGGCGGCATCCGGATTGCGGCGATTCCGCCGGACGAAGATCACCCCTACGGGCACGGCAAGGCGGAGTCGCTGGCGGCGGTGGTCATCGCCGGGGCCTTGCTCGTTGCGGCGGCGGGCATCGCGATTTCGAGTGTACGTTCCATGCTTATCCCCCACGCGCCGCCGTCGCCCTACACATTGCTGGTGCTGGTGGCGGTGGTCGCGATCAAGGAAGGGGTGTACCGCTACCTCTCGCGGGCGAGCCACGATCTGCACAGCTCGGCGCTGAAGGCGGACGCCTGGCACCACCGGAGCGACGCGATTACCTCCGTTGCGGCATTCCTGGGTATTGGCGTGGCGCTGGTGGGCGGCGAGCGGTGGCATACGGCCGACGAGTGGGCGGCCCTGCTGGCCTGCGGCGTCATCGCGTGGAACGGCGCGCGGTTGCTTCGTCCGGCGATCAACGAGATCATGGACGCAGCCCCGGATCCGGCGATTGAGGTGCGCGTGCGCGAAATTGCGCTGGCCCAGGCGCAGGTCATGTCGCTCGATACGTGCCTGGTGCGGAAGATGGGGCTGTGCTTCTTTGTCGACATTCACGTGGGCGTGGAAGACACGCTAACGGTGAAGGAAGCGCACCTGATCGGGCACCACGTCAAGGACGCCATTTGCGCGGGCCTCCCGGCCGTTCACGACGTGCTGGTGCATATTGAGCCGACTTCACGGCACCAAATTGCGCCCGCGCCACCGATCGATGGCTGA
- a CDS encoding sugar isomerase domain-containing protein, producing MYLDQYFKVIEGLVAKIQNTQRENIEKAAEIVAESLSQKGGWFIMDTGHMLKWEAFKRAGGMVGITPFSYELKVESDLGHRDEPLPPGKAAALESQTVHLALEKSKLKKGDVLLINSNSGRSANVIAVALQAQERGIHTIGLASKLQMDHCESQHPSKRKLDQVTECFIDNCGGVGDAVIPVADNERMCPLSGIGSCFIFWAIHAHAVKLLEEKGIKPTIYRSVHTGSEAFMAEQEAAYREKGY from the coding sequence ATGTATCTTGACCAGTATTTCAAGGTGATCGAGGGCCTCGTGGCCAAGATCCAGAACACGCAGCGGGAGAACATCGAAAAGGCGGCCGAAATCGTGGCCGAGAGCCTTTCCCAAAAGGGCGGCTGGTTCATCATGGACACCGGCCACATGCTGAAGTGGGAAGCCTTCAAGCGCGCGGGCGGCATGGTGGGCATCACGCCGTTCAGCTATGAGCTCAAGGTCGAAAGCGACCTGGGCCATCGCGACGAGCCGCTGCCCCCGGGCAAGGCGGCGGCGCTGGAGTCGCAGACGGTGCACCTGGCGCTGGAAAAGAGCAAGCTGAAGAAGGGCGATGTGCTGCTGATCAACTCCAATTCGGGGCGTTCGGCCAATGTCATTGCGGTGGCGTTGCAGGCGCAGGAGCGCGGCATCCACACGATCGGCCTGGCCTCCAAATTGCAGATGGATCATTGCGAATCCCAACACCCGAGCAAGCGCAAGCTCGACCAGGTCACCGAGTGCTTCATCGACAACTGCGGCGGCGTGGGCGACGCGGTCATTCCGGTTGCGGACAACGAACGCATGTGCCCGCTGAGCGGCATCGGATCGTGCTTCATCTTCTGGGCAATCCACGCGCACGCCGTGAAGCTGCTGGAGGAGAAGGGCATCAAGCCCACGATCTACCGCAGCGTGCACACGGGCAGCGAAGCCTTCATGGCGGAGCAGGAAGCGGCCTACCGGGAGAAGGGTTATTAG
- a CDS encoding exo-alpha-sialidase → MRPLAVIAAVLTLLAATPAVAAEAVHMFPPQGKHVHSSSIVECPNGDLLATWFHGSGERSANDVRIQGARLKKGASAWGPVFEMADTPDLPDCNPVLFIDANEKLWLFWMVVHTNRWERTILKYKTSTDYLGDGAPVWNWQDIILLKPGQDFAADLKAGFRELAHPEPMWAEYAHAYTDMLVDNASDPIKTDIGWMTRTPVLTLKSGRILIPLYSDGFNVSLAAYSDDGGESWAASKPIVGLGNIQPAIVERNDGTLVAYMRDNGVEPKRIIEASSPDQGVTWTVGTDMEFPNSGASVSACDMGDGRWVLVYNDAERGRHNLAIALSEDEGRTWPHKRMLQDSPDQSRSFGYPTVMKGSDGNVHLSYSYKGPEGATIDYMTFPVDAIKQ, encoded by the coding sequence GTGCGCCCCCTTGCCGTTATCGCCGCTGTCCTCACCCTGTTGGCCGCAACCCCCGCGGTCGCCGCCGAAGCCGTTCACATGTTCCCGCCCCAGGGAAAGCACGTCCACAGCAGCTCCATCGTGGAGTGTCCCAACGGCGATCTGCTGGCTACCTGGTTCCACGGATCCGGTGAGCGCAGCGCCAACGACGTCCGCATTCAGGGCGCGCGCCTGAAGAAGGGCGCATCGGCCTGGGGGCCCGTCTTTGAAATGGCCGACACCCCCGACCTGCCGGACTGCAATCCGGTCCTCTTCATCGATGCGAACGAAAAGCTGTGGCTCTTCTGGATGGTCGTCCACACCAACCGCTGGGAGCGCACCATCCTCAAGTACAAGACCAGCACCGACTACCTGGGCGACGGCGCGCCGGTCTGGAACTGGCAGGACATCATCCTGCTCAAGCCGGGCCAGGATTTCGCCGCCGATCTGAAGGCCGGCTTCCGGGAACTGGCCCACCCCGAGCCGATGTGGGCCGAATACGCCCACGCGTACACCGACATGCTCGTGGACAACGCCAGCGACCCCATCAAGACCGACATCGGCTGGATGACGCGCACCCCCGTGCTTACCCTGAAATCCGGCCGCATCCTCATTCCGCTCTACTCCGACGGCTTCAACGTGTCGCTCGCCGCCTATTCCGACGACGGCGGCGAATCTTGGGCGGCCAGCAAGCCCATCGTCGGCCTGGGTAACATCCAGCCCGCCATCGTCGAGCGCAACGATGGCACGCTCGTCGCCTACATGCGCGACAACGGCGTCGAGCCCAAGCGCATCATCGAAGCCAGCTCCCCGGATCAGGGCGTGACCTGGACCGTGGGCACGGACATGGAGTTCCCCAATTCCGGGGCGAGCGTATCCGCCTGCGACATGGGCGATGGGCGCTGGGTGCTCGTCTACAACGACGCCGAGCGCGGGCGGCACAACCTTGCCATCGCGCTCTCCGAAGACGAGGGTCGGACCTGGCCCCACAAGCGCATGCTCCAGGACAGCCCCGACCAGTCCCGCTCCTTCGGCTACCCCACCGTGATGAAAGGCAGCGACGGCAACGTCCACCTCTCCTACTCCTACAAAGGCCCCGAAGGCGCCACGATCGACTATATGACCTTCCCCGTGGACGCGATAAAGCAATAA
- a CDS encoding PmoA family protein, whose translation MRIATLALALLTAASLSAAAAPFPDVQIVALPDHQYAFEIGGAEVARYIAAGPAAKPYLFPLIGPAAHRLTSMLHPEDPHGHRHHRSVWVGHQNVNGHDFWAEDGGENIAMTRVEAHGSGPERAWIRLAHEWRAEDGAAILAEQRTWAVARRDAGEYDVDLTLSFTPTGANVLFGQTPFGFLGVRVAGTMAVKAGGRVLNDSGATNEAGVHGYPARWVDYTGPVAPGVQNGVTLLDHPGNPGHPASFHVRDEGWMGASFTRNAPYRLSVGETLTLRYRLIVHGPDAGPQALEAHWERFAAE comes from the coding sequence ATGAGAATCGCTACACTCGCCCTCGCCCTCCTCACCGCCGCATCCCTGTCCGCCGCCGCCGCGCCATTCCCCGACGTACAAATCGTGGCCTTGCCCGATCACCAGTACGCCTTCGAGATCGGCGGCGCTGAAGTCGCGCGCTACATCGCCGCCGGCCCCGCCGCCAAGCCCTATCTTTTCCCGCTTATCGGCCCCGCCGCCCACCGCCTTACCAGCATGCTCCACCCCGAAGACCCCCACGGCCACCGCCACCACCGTTCTGTATGGGTGGGCCACCAGAACGTAAACGGACACGATTTCTGGGCCGAGGACGGCGGCGAAAACATCGCCATGACCCGCGTAGAAGCCCACGGAAGCGGCCCCGAACGCGCCTGGATCCGCCTGGCCCACGAGTGGCGCGCCGAAGACGGCGCCGCCATACTCGCCGAACAGCGCACCTGGGCCGTCGCCCGGCGGGACGCCGGCGAGTACGACGTGGACCTGACGCTCTCCTTCACCCCGACCGGCGCCAATGTCCTGTTCGGCCAGACCCCCTTCGGTTTCCTCGGTGTCCGCGTCGCCGGGACCATGGCCGTCAAGGCCGGCGGGCGTGTTCTGAACGACTCGGGCGCCACCAACGAAGCCGGTGTACACGGCTACCCCGCGCGCTGGGTGGACTACACCGGCCCCGTCGCCCCAGGCGTGCAAAACGGCGTCACGCTCCTCGACCACCCCGGCAACCCCGGCCATCCCGCATCCTTTCACGTGCGCGACGAAGGCTGGATGGGAGCCTCCTTCACCCGCAACGCCCCATACCGCCTGAGCGTGGGGGAGACCCTCACCCTGCGCTATCGCCTCATCGTGCACGGCCCCGACGCCGGCCCCCAGGCGCTGGAGGCCCACTGGGAGCGATTCGCCGCGGAGTGA